From Brassica oleracea var. oleracea cultivar TO1000 chromosome C3, BOL, whole genome shotgun sequence, a single genomic window includes:
- the LOC106331268 gene encoding NAC domain-containing protein 21/22: METEEEKGSSISMVEAKLPPGFRFHPKDDELVCDYLMARSLGHNTKQPPPLLLIQVDLNKCEPWDIPKAACVGGKDWYFYSQRDRKYATGLRTNRATATGYWKATGKDRAILRKGKLVGMRKTLVFYQGRAPRGRKTDWVMHEFRLQGSFDPPNLNSPEVQEEDWVLCRVFHKKTEGLLSRDNMGSCFDETVSASLPPLMDSYINFDQEPSSYLGDDQHFITSEQVPCFSNLSQNQTLTNPVSEFKTPCKNNPIPLFTSGSAPATLPGLDSFCSSDQMVLRALLSQLTKIDGSIGAKESQSYGEGTSESLLTDIGIPSTAWN; this comes from the exons ATGGAGACGGAGGAGGAGAAGGGGAGTAGTATAAGCATGGTGGAGGCAAAGTTGCCCCCAGGATTCAGATTTCACCCAAAGGACGACGAGCTTGTCTGCGATTACTTGATGGCACGATCGCTTGGTCACAATACTAAACAACCTCCTCCACTCCTCTTGATCCAAGTCGATCTCAACAAGTGCGAGCCTTGGGACATCCCCA AAGCGGCATGCGTGGGTGGCAAGGATTGGTATTTCTACAGCCAGAGAGATAGGAAATACGCGACTGGCCTGAGAACAAACAGAGCAACGGCCACCGGATACTGGAAAGCCACAGGGAAAGACAGAGCCATTCTAAGAAAGGGAAAGCTTGTTGGGATGAGGAAGACATTGGTGTTTTATCAAGGTCGAGCTCCCCGTGGTCGTAAAACTGATTGGGTCATGCACGAGTTTCGTCTCCAGGGTTCCTTTGATCCTCCTAATCTGAACTCTCCAGAGGTACAGGAGGAAGACTGGGTCCTGTGTAGAGTGTTCCACAAGAAAACAGAAGGACTTTTAAGTAGAGACAACATGGGAAGCTGTTTTGACGAGACAGTCTCCGCTTCTCTTCCTCCACTGATGGATTCTTACATCAACTTTGACCAAGAACCCTCTTCTTACCTCGGTGATGATCAGCACTTCATCACCAGTGAGCAAGTGCCCTGCTTCTCCAATTTGTCACAGAACCAAACCCTAACCAACCCAGTCTCTGAATTCAAGACTCCTTGCAAGAACAACCCTATCCCCTTGTTCACTAGTGGTTCAGCCCCCGCCACCCTCCCAGGGCTAGACTCGTTCTGTTCTTCAGATCAGATGGTTCTCAGAGCTCTGCTGAGCCAGCTCACTAAGATCGATGGAAGCATCGGGGCTAAAGAATCACAAAGTTATGGGGAAGGTACCTCCGAGAGCCTCTTGACCGACATTGGCATTCCAAGCACTGCTTGGAATTGA